Proteins encoded in a region of the Roseovarius pelagicus genome:
- the tnpB gene encoding IS66 family insertion sequence element accessory protein TnpB (TnpB, as the term is used for proteins encoded by IS66 family insertion elements, is considered an accessory protein, since TnpC, encoded by a neighboring gene, is a DDE family transposase.) produces MIGPGTGVRVYLACGVTDMRKGIAGLSTLTQDVLRQKPASGAVFAFRGRRGDRIKLLYWDGQGFCLYYKVLERGRFPWPSSQDGAARLTSAQLAMLWEGIDWRRPDWGVPPARVG; encoded by the coding sequence GTGATTGGTCCGGGAACTGGAGTTCGGGTTTATCTGGCTTGTGGCGTTACGGATATGAGGAAGGGCATCGCGGGCCTTTCCACACTGACGCAGGATGTGCTGCGGCAAAAGCCTGCCAGTGGTGCCGTGTTTGCGTTTCGTGGGCGTCGAGGTGATCGGATCAAGTTGCTGTATTGGGATGGCCAAGGTTTTTGCCTCTATTACAAGGTGCTGGAACGTGGTCGTTTCCCGTGGCCAAGCTCTCAAGACGGGGCTGCGCGGCTGACATCAGCACAGTTGGCAATGCTCTGGGAGGGGATCGACTGGCGGCGTCCGGATTGGGGTGTGCCGCCTGCGCGTGTGGGGTGA
- the tnpA gene encoding IS66-like element accessory protein TnpA: MRGEILGAERRRFWHDDDKLEIVMSVGVDGASVTQVAQRHEIRRQQIYAWRHDLKKKGLWSPDGGALFYPMDIPVQVAVPAPQLPVPDVPPPTAVELRLRDGRCLHFDSTMNPVALTRLIRAVDAA, translated from the coding sequence ATGCGGGGCGAAATTCTTGGGGCTGAACGGCGGCGTTTCTGGCATGACGATGACAAGCTGGAAATTGTCATGTCGGTTGGAGTCGATGGGGCGAGCGTGACCCAGGTGGCGCAGCGCCATGAGATTAGGCGGCAACAGATTTATGCGTGGCGGCATGACCTGAAGAAGAAAGGGCTTTGGTCGCCTGACGGTGGCGCTCTTTTTTATCCAATGGATATCCCGGTTCAGGTTGCGGTTCCTGCGCCGCAGTTGCCTGTCCCGGACGTGCCTCCGCCGACTGCAGTTGAATTGCGTCTGCGAGATGGTCGTTGTTTGCATTTTGACAGTACGATGAATCCGGTCGCGCTGACACGATTGATCCGAGCGGTAGACGCGGCGTGA